One Oncorhynchus keta strain PuntledgeMale-10-30-2019 chromosome 11, Oket_V2, whole genome shotgun sequence DNA window includes the following coding sequences:
- the agtr2 gene encoding type-2 angiotensin II receptor isoform X1: MSRRIKTVLRAQALVGVGCKSNHGHRVPMASTHSNLSMATNSSEDLMINSSSCDSISPSLHQNKLIPTIYSVIFVLGFVGNILVVFVLCQKSNRKTVANTYIVNLALSDLLFLISLPFWAIYYSFDYNWMFGGLMCKLCGCLLSLNVYASIYFITCMSVDRYRAIVYPLQSQCSRNLCRARVVSGVIWTIAGLMTIPTMAFRDTYHLKELGVTACVLIYPPTQPYWFPGLALTKNILAFLVPFTVIASCYCRIGKHLLGGQPSLDKSSSNLDRVMKMVVAVVLAFFVCWFPFHVLTFLDALSTLGVMHSCWVRQAIITLMPFTLCLGFSNSAINPFLYCFVGNHFREQLWRLYEEKAPRLSQKRDSISTRLSSFSRKLSDLKDTGPLETLDQHSRGP; this comes from the exons ATGTCCCGACGAATTAAAACTGTTCTGAGGGCACAA GCCTTAGTGGGAGTTGGCTGTAAAAGCAATCACGGACACAGAGTACCCATGGCATCGACACACTCTAACCTCTCAATGGCCACCAACTCGTCAGAAGATTTAATGATCAATTCTTCCTCATGTgattccatctccccctctctgcatCAGAACAAGCTGATCCCCACCATCTACAGTGTCATCTTTGTCCTTGGTTTCGTGGGCAATATCTTGGTGGTGTTCGTGTTATGTCAAAAGTCCAACCGTAAAACAGTGGCCAACACTTACATTGTAAACTTGGCCCTCTCAGATCTGTTGTTCCTGATCAGCCTGCCTTTCTGGGCAATCTACTACTCCTTTGACTACAACTGGATGTTTGGTGGGCTGATGTGTAAGCTATGTGGCTGCCTCCTCTCCCTGAACGTCTACGCCAGCATTTACTTCATTACCTGTATGAGTGTGGACCGCTACAGAGCCATTGTCTATCCCCTCCAGTCTCAGTGCAGCAGGAACCTGTGTCGGGCACGAGTGGTCAGCGGTGTGATCTGGACCATCGCCGGCCTCATGACCATCCCCACCATGGCCTTCCGAGACACCTACCACCTGAAGGAGCTGGGGGTCACGGCCTGCGTACTCATCTACCCACCTACCCAGCCCTACTGGTTCCCAGGCCTGGCCCTGACCAAGAACATCCTGGCCTTCTTGGTGCCCTTCACAGTCATCGCCAGCTGCTACTGCCGCATCGGGAAGCACCTCCTGGGGGGACAGCCCAGCCTGGACAAGAGTTCCAGCAACCTGGACCGCGTAATGAAGATGGTGGTGGCTGTGGTGCTGGCCTTCTTCGTCTGCTGGTTCCCCTTCCACGTGCTGACCTTCCTGGATGCCCTGAGCACCCTGGGGGTGATGCACAGCTGTTGGGTGCGCCAGGCCATCATTACCCTGATGCCCTTCACCCTCTGCCTGGGCTTCTCCAACAGCGCCATCAACCCTTTCCTCTACTGCTTTGTGGGGAACCACTTCCGGGAGCAGCTGTGGCGGCTGTACGAGGAGAAGGCTCCCAGGCTGTCCCAAAAGAGAGACTCCATCAGCACCAGGCTCAGCTCCTTCTCCAGGAAGCTCAGCGACCTCAAGGACACAGGGCCACTGGAGACTCTGGACCAACACAGTAGGGGCCCCTAG
- the agtr2 gene encoding type-2 angiotensin II receptor isoform X2: protein MASTHSNLSMATNSSEDLMINSSSCDSISPSLHQNKLIPTIYSVIFVLGFVGNILVVFVLCQKSNRKTVANTYIVNLALSDLLFLISLPFWAIYYSFDYNWMFGGLMCKLCGCLLSLNVYASIYFITCMSVDRYRAIVYPLQSQCSRNLCRARVVSGVIWTIAGLMTIPTMAFRDTYHLKELGVTACVLIYPPTQPYWFPGLALTKNILAFLVPFTVIASCYCRIGKHLLGGQPSLDKSSSNLDRVMKMVVAVVLAFFVCWFPFHVLTFLDALSTLGVMHSCWVRQAIITLMPFTLCLGFSNSAINPFLYCFVGNHFREQLWRLYEEKAPRLSQKRDSISTRLSSFSRKLSDLKDTGPLETLDQHSRGP, encoded by the coding sequence ATGGCATCGACACACTCTAACCTCTCAATGGCCACCAACTCGTCAGAAGATTTAATGATCAATTCTTCCTCATGTgattccatctccccctctctgcatCAGAACAAGCTGATCCCCACCATCTACAGTGTCATCTTTGTCCTTGGTTTCGTGGGCAATATCTTGGTGGTGTTCGTGTTATGTCAAAAGTCCAACCGTAAAACAGTGGCCAACACTTACATTGTAAACTTGGCCCTCTCAGATCTGTTGTTCCTGATCAGCCTGCCTTTCTGGGCAATCTACTACTCCTTTGACTACAACTGGATGTTTGGTGGGCTGATGTGTAAGCTATGTGGCTGCCTCCTCTCCCTGAACGTCTACGCCAGCATTTACTTCATTACCTGTATGAGTGTGGACCGCTACAGAGCCATTGTCTATCCCCTCCAGTCTCAGTGCAGCAGGAACCTGTGTCGGGCACGAGTGGTCAGCGGTGTGATCTGGACCATCGCCGGCCTCATGACCATCCCCACCATGGCCTTCCGAGACACCTACCACCTGAAGGAGCTGGGGGTCACGGCCTGCGTACTCATCTACCCACCTACCCAGCCCTACTGGTTCCCAGGCCTGGCCCTGACCAAGAACATCCTGGCCTTCTTGGTGCCCTTCACAGTCATCGCCAGCTGCTACTGCCGCATCGGGAAGCACCTCCTGGGGGGACAGCCCAGCCTGGACAAGAGTTCCAGCAACCTGGACCGCGTAATGAAGATGGTGGTGGCTGTGGTGCTGGCCTTCTTCGTCTGCTGGTTCCCCTTCCACGTGCTGACCTTCCTGGATGCCCTGAGCACCCTGGGGGTGATGCACAGCTGTTGGGTGCGCCAGGCCATCATTACCCTGATGCCCTTCACCCTCTGCCTGGGCTTCTCCAACAGCGCCATCAACCCTTTCCTCTACTGCTTTGTGGGGAACCACTTCCGGGAGCAGCTGTGGCGGCTGTACGAGGAGAAGGCTCCCAGGCTGTCCCAAAAGAGAGACTCCATCAGCACCAGGCTCAGCTCCTTCTCCAGGAAGCTCAGCGACCTCAAGGACACAGGGCCACTGGAGACTCTGGACCAACACAGTAGGGGCCCCTAG